In Alkaliphilus flagellatus, one DNA window encodes the following:
- a CDS encoding SPFH domain-containing protein produces the protein MGIVEVVKYNGNPDVFAWKYPNEELGTWTQLIVNESQEAILFKGGQALDSFSAGRHTLETANIPLLNKIVNLPFGGRSPFIAEIWYINKIVSLDVKWGTPTPIQLQDPKYGIFISLRSFGQFGIQIEDSRKFLMKLVGTLPVFDKDNLIRFFRGIYLTKARDAISSYLVHKKVSVLEINAYVDELSEHIKEKMAPIMSEYGIKLVNFYVNDINIPEDDSGVAKLKDALAKRAEMDIVGYNYIQERSFDTLDGAATNPGSAQSGLIGAGIGLGMGAGMGGAIGSQFGGIVENINITAKTKSCPNCDATLKIEKRFCGRCGYNFDDSIDKEQIMCSNCNYKYDKNVKFCPECGDPYNPCPECKADVNMGADNCHKCGTSMPRPCSNCGTSIKGKNKFCPECGISLVKRCSSCNFEIEGSPKFCPECGNKM, from the coding sequence ATGGGAATAGTAGAGGTTGTAAAATATAATGGAAATCCAGATGTATTTGCTTGGAAATATCCGAATGAAGAGCTGGGAACTTGGACACAGCTTATTGTTAATGAATCTCAGGAGGCTATCTTATTTAAAGGCGGGCAAGCTCTAGATTCATTTTCAGCTGGAAGACATACTTTGGAAACTGCAAATATTCCACTTTTAAATAAAATAGTAAATCTTCCCTTTGGTGGACGTTCACCTTTTATTGCGGAAATTTGGTATATAAACAAGATAGTGTCCCTTGATGTAAAGTGGGGCACACCTACACCAATTCAGCTTCAGGATCCTAAATATGGAATATTTATTTCACTGAGATCTTTTGGTCAATTTGGGATTCAAATTGAAGATTCAAGAAAGTTTTTAATGAAGTTAGTTGGTACCCTTCCTGTATTTGATAAAGATAATTTGATAAGGTTTTTTAGAGGGATATACCTTACAAAGGCAAGAGATGCTATATCTTCCTATTTAGTACATAAAAAAGTAAGTGTTTTGGAGATAAATGCATATGTTGATGAATTATCCGAGCATATAAAGGAGAAAATGGCACCTATAATGTCGGAATATGGAATAAAGCTAGTTAATTTCTACGTAAATGACATAAATATTCCAGAAGATGATTCTGGGGTGGCCAAACTAAAAGACGCTTTAGCAAAGCGAGCTGAAATGGACATTGTAGGATATAACTATATACAAGAACGCTCCTTTGATACTTTGGACGGAGCTGCTACTAATCCTGGTTCAGCTCAATCTGGACTAATAGGAGCTGGAATTGGTTTAGGAATGGGGGCTGGTATGGGAGGTGCTATTGGTTCTCAATTTGGTGGGATAGTGGAAAATATAAATATAACAGCTAAAACAAAAAGCTGTCCTAACTGCGATGCTACTCTTAAAATAGAAAAGCGGTTTTGTGGTCGATGTGGATATAATTTTGATGATTCAATAGATAAAGAACAAATTATGTGCAGTAATTGTAATTATAAATATGATAAAAATGTAAAATTCTGTCCTGAATGTGGTGATCCATACAATCCTTGTCCAGAGTGTAAAGCAGATGTGAATATGGGTGCGGATAATTGTCATAAATGTGGGACTTCAATGCCAAGGCCATGTTCTAACTGTGGTACATCAATAAAAGGGAAAAATAAATTTTGCCCTGAGTGTGGAATAAGCTTAGTAAAAAGATGTTCAAGCTGCAATTTTGAAATAGAAGGTAGTCCTAAGTTTTGTCCGGAATGTGG